The genomic region CAGTTAACTCGGCCACGTTGCTAACTCTATCCGTTGAACTATATTGTGCTCCTGGTACTACCATATTAACCTTCAGAAGCATTCCTTCCAGGAGTACGTTGTAGTCGTTAAGTGCCTTGAAGACCTCAACTAACACTTTAGTCGTTACCTTCTCACACTCCTCTGCTGAATGGTTTCCATCCATTAGCACTTCAGGCTCAACAATTGGCACCAATCCAGCTGATTGACAAACCAACGCGTATCTCGCCAAGTTCTGAGCGTTCTCTTGCAAAGCTAACTGCGAAGGCAAGTTTTTACTCTTGTCGATAGTCAAGACGTTCCTCCACTTGGCAAAGCGGGCTCCCATCTTGTAGAACTTGGCGCTTCGGTCATATAGGTCGTCGAAACCTTTTGTAGTCGTCTCTCCTAATAAGGGAAGCGTGAATAAACCCTTATCAACCTTTATTCCAACCAACAGTCCATTTTCATTCAACAATTCCAACATCGATTTACCACTATTTGGATCCTTTTGATACATAGTCTCCTCAAACAATATAACTCCTGAGATGTATTTGTTCAGATCTGGAGTACTAAACAAAAGGGATCTGTATTTGGCTCGATGTTCTTCGGTATTTTCAAGTCCTATTGCGTCAAAACGCTTCTTTATTGTATTATCGGACTCATCCGCCGCCAAAATGCCCTTTCCATTTGCGACCAGCTTGTTTGCTGTTTCTACTAACTCTTTTGCGTATTCcatctaataataaattagttttaatttgttatatttgtCCAGCTCATCAAATAACAATAAATGAACATATGAGTGTACataaatacaatttaaAGATCTATATATTTAAGGCTCAGTAAACAAAGTCAAgatcaaatattatatataataaaattaccttttATTGAgtgtatttatattttataatttcaagCAACTTTTTATAAACTTTCGAGGAAAATGAAGTCGGGTAGTGTCACggtataactaaaatttttattattaaaccTACAATTACTCAATAAAACCCCTTATTCATTTACACATCATTCTTATAAACACATTTCCTAACTATTTACATTctgttaattatttattttacaaactCTCAAGATTCCACTTtcacaatttattattaaaagaCTTGCTCATATTTCACACAATCgttatataactatacTTAAAAACATGTATAATgaagtaaaataaattaacactTGGATATACTATATGAATGCCCGTTAACATTGTGTATTGATGTTGTGTAAGGGGTTGTAAAGGCCCATTCGTACCACACCTTCAAGTCATTAACTTTCCTCCAAATATGAAGTGTTATTACCTGAGACTTCTTCACCGGGAAGGGAATTTCCAGGGGAAAGAACATGGGAAACCAGCTTTTAAGGTTTTCAGAATCTTGCGGGAGCGTTGAGATTTctattttatcaaataaa from Theileria annulata chromosome 1, complete sequence, *** SEQUENCING IN PROGRESS *** harbors:
- a CDS encoding fructose-bisphosphate aldolase 2, putative, producing MEYAKELVETANKLVANGKGILAADESDNTIKKRFDAIGLENTEEHRAKYRSLLFSTPDLNKYISGVILFEETMYQKDPNSGKSMLELLNENGLLVGIKVDKGLFTLPLLGETTTKGFDDLYDRSAKFYKMGARFAKWRNVLTIDKSKNLPSQLALQENAQNLARYALVCQSAGLVPIVEPEVLMDGNHSAEECEKVTTKVLVEVFKALNDYNVLLEGMLLKVNMVVPGAQYSSTDRVSNVAELTVRCLLRTVPAVVPGVVFLSGGQSELEATKNLNDINERLLTLTNYSNSETGDKKSSRLWKLSFSYGRALQSSCLKVWSGKDENVKNAQKVLQQMTKNNSLAAQGKLSKKDLEDVEKLTKDMVKSTLYEKDYKY